In Streptomyces sp. NBC_01439, the following are encoded in one genomic region:
- a CDS encoding MarR family winged helix-turn-helix transcriptional regulator, with protein MSDTATQTPTKLQLLELLAAIGTAQWREFAAAAAQHGLTSTQARVLAQLDGPVPMRGLATLLVCDASNVTGIVDRLEARELVRREPDPADRRVKNVVATDAGREVIRVVREEMQAMHGALDTLDEAESATLYALLGRLRPSMEKGA; from the coding sequence ATGAGCGACACCGCCACGCAGACCCCCACCAAGCTCCAGCTGCTGGAGCTGCTCGCCGCGATCGGCACCGCCCAATGGCGCGAGTTCGCCGCCGCCGCGGCCCAGCACGGCCTGACCTCCACCCAGGCCCGGGTCCTCGCCCAGCTCGACGGCCCCGTGCCGATGCGCGGCCTCGCCACCCTGCTGGTGTGCGACGCCTCCAACGTGACCGGCATCGTCGACCGGCTGGAGGCCCGCGAGCTGGTGCGCCGGGAGCCGGACCCCGCCGACCGGCGCGTCAAGAACGTCGTCGCGACGGATGCGGGCCGCGAGGTGATCCGGGTCGTGCGCGAGGAGATGCAGGCCATGCACGGTGCGCTGGACACCCTCGACGAGGCCGAGAGCGCGACGCTCTACGCCCTGCTGGGCCGCCTGCGCCCCTCGATGGAGAAGGGCGCCTGA
- a CDS encoding DUF4180 domain-containing protein, with product MSTLQTINDVSVLMCEAEGEVIAGEREALDHIGDAGYQGAQWVVIPAGRFDDAFFQLSTRVAGAIIQKFVQYRVGIVVLGDISRHTEASPALRDFVRECNRGTQTWFLADTGELGERLAGSAA from the coding sequence ATGAGCACTTTGCAGACGATCAACGATGTGTCCGTGCTGATGTGCGAGGCGGAGGGCGAGGTCATCGCCGGTGAACGCGAGGCGCTCGACCACATCGGCGACGCCGGCTACCAGGGTGCCCAGTGGGTCGTCATCCCCGCCGGGCGGTTCGACGACGCGTTCTTCCAGCTGAGCACCCGCGTCGCCGGCGCGATCATCCAGAAGTTCGTCCAGTACCGGGTCGGGATCGTCGTCCTGGGCGACATCTCGCGCCACACGGAGGCCAGTCCGGCGCTGCGCGACTTCGTCCGCGAGTGCAACCGCGGGACGCAGACGTGGTTCCTCGCCGATACCGGAGAGCTGGGCGAGCGGCTGGCCGGGTCGGCGGCGTGA
- a CDS encoding HutD/Ves family protein, with protein sequence MSGAGALCVLRAVDRTPTVWKNGGGVTREIAAWPEGADMEGFGWRVSLAEVAADGPFSAFPGIGRTLTLAEGAGMDLTVAGVRRLVDERFAPQDFPGDEPTDCRLLSGPVVNFNVMYRRGAVEAQTAVVRGALALAVPPGGTLLVAALEGAATLERAADRVELLPYDAALLTGPVDCRVRTGGRAAVVRFTPAPAPASAPV encoded by the coding sequence GTGAGCGGAGCCGGCGCGCTGTGCGTCTTGCGGGCGGTCGACCGGACCCCCACCGTCTGGAAGAACGGCGGGGGAGTCACCCGGGAGATCGCGGCTTGGCCCGAAGGCGCGGACATGGAGGGTTTCGGCTGGCGCGTGAGCCTGGCCGAGGTCGCCGCCGACGGCCCGTTCTCGGCCTTCCCCGGCATCGGGCGCACCCTGACCCTCGCCGAGGGTGCGGGCATGGACCTCACGGTGGCGGGCGTACGCCGGCTCGTGGACGAGCGGTTCGCGCCGCAGGACTTTCCCGGGGACGAGCCGACCGACTGCCGGCTGCTCTCCGGCCCCGTCGTGAACTTCAACGTGATGTACCGCAGGGGCGCGGTGGAGGCTCAGACCGCTGTCGTACGGGGCGCGCTCGCCCTCGCGGTCCCGCCGGGCGGGACGCTGCTGGTGGCCGCGCTGGAGGGGGCGGCGACACTGGAACGGGCCGCTGACCGCGTGGAGCTGCTCCCGTACGACGCGGCCCTGCTGACGGGGCCGGTCGACTGCCGGGTCCGTACGGGCGGGCGCGCGGCCGTCGTACGGTTCACCCCGGCCCCGGCCCCGGCCTCCGCCCCCGTCTAG
- a CDS encoding galactose oxidase-like domain-containing protein: MSRAPRPSRAPRPRPAAPSTLPRATAVATTLATALAIALAGAAPAFTATHHTGDEAAVLGEEHARAHARLREAAKSNQGYPQSKRTSSLASLEESQRKGNAKFEAARSGRFTQFFPSPDFGVHVAQLPTGKVLLFSFERVEADPTKETGPTNTVGRTNAGRAYLWDPTRGTGANAFKNVPPPVVLMPDGAYAPRPAPFFCAGHSYLPNGMVGVFGGNVGGKGGSGAKLSFVFDPWTEKWFRNRDMSVGRWYPSVVTGPDGRQIIMSGQSERGTGTPTPVVERFPALGRPVPWRSYDIPANVPAEPLRSRAPFRNDYPHLFSLRDGKIYGLGRDADQQWLFDPVEDVRTDLPRRPADFRGYGSAVPLPAGFRGPDSVLVLGGDPRDPLTYRLSGGRWSIEEPRAFGRTQDGTLILPDGTLLTVNGALDTRDYGNGPFNPKADLKYRQIELRDARGHWKLGPAQRLPRGYHSNALVLPDGRIMVTGDELQQIANDPDIGDGMDGSIELYEPAYLHRGARPALDRAPAGDLGHDTAFQVTSSTAKDVTRAVLLAPTTVTHSVNTSQRHLDLRITDVRGATIGLRTPPGAADAPPGYYMLFLLDAKGVPSTAKWIKLGTRPRTR; this comes from the coding sequence ATGTCCCGCGCACCACGCCCGTCCCGCGCACCACGGCCACGCCCCGCCGCCCCATCGACGCTGCCCCGCGCCACTGCCGTCGCCACCACCCTCGCCACTGCCCTCGCCATCGCGCTGGCCGGGGCCGCCCCCGCCTTCACCGCGACCCACCACACGGGCGACGAGGCCGCGGTGCTCGGCGAGGAGCACGCCCGCGCGCACGCGCGGTTGCGCGAGGCGGCCAAGAGCAACCAGGGCTATCCGCAGTCGAAGCGCACGTCGAGCCTCGCCTCGCTGGAGGAGTCCCAGCGCAAGGGCAACGCGAAGTTCGAGGCGGCCCGCTCCGGCCGGTTCACGCAGTTCTTCCCCTCCCCCGATTTCGGCGTCCACGTGGCCCAGCTGCCGACGGGCAAGGTGCTGCTCTTCTCCTTCGAACGTGTGGAAGCCGATCCCACCAAGGAGACCGGACCGACCAACACGGTCGGCCGGACCAACGCGGGCCGCGCCTACCTCTGGGACCCCACCAGGGGGACCGGGGCCAATGCCTTCAAGAACGTGCCGCCACCGGTGGTGCTGATGCCCGACGGCGCCTACGCCCCGCGCCCGGCGCCGTTCTTCTGCGCCGGTCACTCCTACCTCCCCAACGGAATGGTGGGGGTGTTCGGCGGAAACGTCGGTGGGAAGGGCGGCAGCGGCGCCAAGTTGTCCTTCGTGTTCGACCCGTGGACCGAGAAGTGGTTCCGCAACCGCGACATGTCCGTGGGCCGCTGGTACCCCTCGGTGGTGACCGGGCCGGACGGCCGACAGATCATCATGTCCGGCCAGTCCGAGCGCGGTACGGGCACGCCCACTCCGGTGGTGGAGCGCTTCCCCGCGCTCGGGCGGCCCGTGCCCTGGCGTTCGTACGACATCCCGGCGAACGTCCCCGCCGAGCCGCTCCGGTCACGGGCCCCCTTCCGCAACGACTATCCGCACCTCTTCTCGCTCCGGGACGGGAAGATCTACGGGCTCGGCCGCGACGCCGACCAGCAGTGGCTGTTCGACCCGGTCGAGGACGTCCGCACCGACCTGCCCCGGCGGCCCGCCGACTTCCGGGGCTACGGCTCCGCAGTGCCGCTGCCGGCCGGCTTCCGGGGCCCGGACTCCGTCCTGGTGCTCGGCGGCGACCCGCGCGACCCGCTCACGTACCGGCTGTCCGGCGGCCGCTGGAGCATCGAGGAGCCGAGGGCCTTCGGCCGCACCCAGGACGGAACGCTGATCCTGCCCGACGGGACCCTGCTCACGGTGAACGGCGCCCTGGACACTCGGGACTACGGCAACGGGCCCTTCAACCCGAAGGCCGACCTGAAGTACCGCCAGATCGAACTGCGCGACGCGCGCGGCCACTGGAAGCTGGGTCCGGCCCAGCGGCTGCCCCGCGGCTACCACTCCAACGCCCTGGTCCTGCCGGACGGCCGGATCATGGTCACCGGGGACGAACTCCAGCAGATCGCCAACGACCCCGACATCGGGGACGGGATGGACGGCAGCATCGAGCTCTACGAGCCCGCCTACCTGCACCGGGGCGCCCGGCCGGCGCTCGACCGGGCCCCGGCGGGCGACCTCGGCCACGACACGGCCTTCCAGGTCACGAGCTCGACGGCGAAGGACGTCACGCGGGCCGTCCTGCTGGCTCCGACGACCGTCACCCACTCGGTGAACACCAGCCAGCGCCACCTGGACCTGCGGATCACCGATGTCCGCGGCGCCACGATCGGGCTCCGCACACCGCCGGGGGCGGCCGATGCCCCGCCCGGGTACTACATGCTCTTCCTGCTCGACGCGAAGGGCGTCCCCAGCACCGCAAAGTGGATCAAGCTGGGCACCCGCCCCCGCACCCGCTAG
- a CDS encoding DUF4360 domain-containing protein → MIKSLRTGFTAAAVTATFVALTPAAGASSSALSAPTDQVTVDVASVNGSGCRPGSAAVAVSPDNSAFTVTYSEYLAQAGGGVSAVEGRKNCLLSLDVHVPQGYTYAVAKVDYRGFGSLAPGAVGTQKASYYFQGMSQTAYRTHKFNGELVDNWQATDTTGVEALVFAPCGEQRNFNINTELRAEVGTSDPAHTSFMALDSTDGSINSVYHFSWKKCPARR, encoded by the coding sequence GTGATCAAGTCCCTCCGCACCGGATTCACCGCAGCCGCCGTGACCGCGACCTTCGTCGCGCTCACCCCCGCCGCCGGGGCCTCCTCCTCGGCGCTCTCCGCCCCCACCGACCAGGTGACCGTGGACGTTGCCTCCGTGAACGGATCGGGCTGCCGTCCCGGCAGTGCCGCCGTCGCCGTGTCGCCGGACAACTCCGCCTTCACCGTCACCTACAGCGAATACCTGGCCCAGGCCGGCGGCGGTGTTTCCGCCGTCGAGGGCCGCAAGAACTGCCTCCTATCCCTCGACGTCCACGTCCCCCAGGGGTACACCTACGCCGTGGCCAAGGTCGACTACCGGGGCTTCGGCAGCCTCGCCCCGGGCGCGGTCGGCACGCAGAAGGCCAGCTACTACTTCCAGGGCATGAGCCAGACCGCGTACCGGACCCACAAGTTCAACGGCGAGCTCGTCGACAACTGGCAGGCGACCGACACCACGGGCGTCGAGGCCCTGGTCTTCGCCCCCTGCGGTGAGCAGCGCAACTTCAACATCAACACCGAGCTGCGCGCCGAGGTGGGCACCTCGGACCCGGCGCACACCAGCTTCATGGCGCTCGATTCGACGGACGGCAGCATCAACAGCGTGTACCACTTCTCCTGGAAGAAGTGCCCGGCCCGCCGCTGA